In Podospora pseudopauciseta strain CBS 411.78 chromosome 3, whole genome shotgun sequence, one genomic interval encodes:
- the PRS5_2 gene encoding ribose-phosphate pyrophosphokinase (EggNog:ENOG503NUAS; COG:E; COG:F), with protein sequence MVRNIVVLGGNSHPALVDSVCNALSLPPCNRILTKFSSGESRCEIQDSVRGKDVYIIQTGFGGNGSRLNDHFMDLCIMISACKTGSARRVTAVLPLFPYSRQPDLPYNKAGAPLFKAGSESGKKDYTFDSVPATPAPGIPKTAGLTNGTDITSKLLKTSLTNGNGVQSPIKQNGDGYFPANGVNGTTTPSPVTRTGAYTTHDYENLSHIGAFQAKPGYKQWVAQAGTLVANLLNCAGADHVITMDLHDPQVQGFFDVPVDNLYGRPLLKRYIQQHIPNYKDAVIISPDAGGAKRATAIADSMGVDFALIHKERRPTKITDRQNASMMLVGDVRDRICILVDDLLDTGNTITRAAKLCKKEGATKIYALLTHGVFSGDAINRVQASAIDKVVVTNSVPQDKHKALLGPKLDVLDISPIFAEAIRRVHHGESISVLFNHD encoded by the exons ATGGTCCGCAACATCGTGGTTCTCGGCGGAAACTCGCACCCGGCCCTGGTCGACAGCGTCTGTAATGCGCTCAGCTTGCCACCATGCAACCGCATCCTGACCAAGTTCTCTTCGGGAGAAAGCCGCTGCGAGATCCAGGACTCGGTTCGAGGCAAGGATGTGTACATCATTCAGACGGGCTTCGGGGGCAACGGCAGCAGGCTGAATGATCATTTTATGGATCTGTGCATCATGATCTCTGCCTGCAAGACAGGTTCGGCGCGTAGGGTCACGGCTGTCCTGCCCTTGTTTCCCTACTCGAGACAGCCAGATCTCCCATACAACAAGGCCGGTGCGCCTCTGTTCAAGGCTGGGTCGGAGAGCGGAAAGAAGGACTATACCTTCGACAGTGTCCCCGCTACGCCAGCCCCCGGTATTCCAAAGACTGCCGGTCTCACCAATGGCACTGATATCACGAGCAAACTGCTCAAGACCTCCTTGACCAACGGGAACGGTGTCCAGTCCCCCATCAAACAAAACGGCGATGGCTATTTCCCTGCGAATGGAGTcaacggcaccaccaccccaagccCCGTCACACGGACTGGGGCCTACACGACGCACGATTATGAGAACCTCTCGCACATCGGCGCATTCCAAGCGAAGCCTGGCTATAAGCAGTGGGTCGCGCAGGCTGGCACGTTGGTCGCGAACCTCTTGAATTGTGCTGGTGCTGATCATG TCATCACCATGGATTTGCACGACCCTCAAG TGCAGGGATTCTTTGACGTGCCTGTCGACAACTTGTACGGAAGGCCTCTCCTCAAGCGGTACATCCAGCAGCACATCCCCAACTACAAGGATGCCGTGATCATTTCCCCCGACGCAGGCGGCGCGAAGCGCGCAACAGCGATTGCTGACAGCATGGGCGTTGATTTCGCCCTCATCCACAAG GAACGCCGCCCTACTAAGATCACGGACCGGCAAAACGCAAGCATGATGTTGGTGGGTGATGTGCGGGACCGCATCTGCATTCTCGTCGACGACCTTCTCGATACGGGCAACACCATTACACGCGCTGCCAAGCTCTGCAAAAAGGAGGGTGCGACCAAGATCTACGCCCTTCTGACCCACGGCGTCTTCAGCGGTGACGCTATCAACCGCGTACAGGCATCGGCCATCGACAAGGTGGTTGTGACCAACTCAGTGCCTCAGGACAAGCACAAGGCGCTTCTTGGACCCAAGCTGGATGTTCTGGATATCTCGCCCATCTTTGCCGAGGCGATCCGGCGCGTCCACCATGGTGAATCCATCAGTGTCCTGTTTAATCACGACTAA
- a CDS encoding hypothetical protein (COG:K; EggNog:ENOG503P5W1): MKILEAQSAVLTNYEVYQHLTDIRKRNNSSQPKRRMPEDAFRLSKEVLEYLETKPYPLHDQKEKQHYSQTTLELLCEKLAEKFPDITKAEGLAIFDVRPTNIPVLAIIVESLEDRYTEEEQQQLVDLVIEVLGQDDPEPEEEEGEEGAEDGDAVQSVETTNGA; this comes from the exons ATGAAGATCCTAGAGGCCCAGTCGGCCGTGCTCACCAACTACGAGGTGTACCAGCACCTCACCGATATACGCAAGAGGAACAACAGTAGCCAGCCTAAGAGACGGATGCCCGAAGATGCCTTCCGGCTCAGCAAGGAG GTCCTCGAGTATTTGGAGACGAAGCCATACCCGCTGCACGACCAAAAGGAGAAACAGCACTACAGCCAAACCACCCTCGAATTGCTCTGCGAGAAGCTGGCGGAGAAGTTTCCCGACATCACCAAGGCCGAAGGTCTCGCCATTTTCGACGTGCGACCGACCAACATCCCAGTTTTGGCTATAATTGTCGAGTCGCTCGAGGACCGGTACACggaagaggagcagcagcaactcgTTGATCTCGTTATCGAGGTCCTTGGACAAGATGACCCCGAgcctgaagaagaagaaggcgaggaaggcgcTGAGGATGGAGACGCAGTTCAGTCTGTTGAGACTACCAACGGCGCATAA
- a CDS encoding hypothetical protein (EggNog:ENOG503P2AZ; COG:S) gives MEEQTITILLLGDEKCGKTTFLSRISQGRPNLQGNVPITMLRDMDQPFVFDIRSRKGQYRFEFFDTSSPESWKLLRPDLVIICYDISQRLSLINLQRVWVKEVRATFNHDRLPMLVLGLKRDLRSEDDPNGIIYPQEAYVRAQEMRADKYMECSAVTGELLPEVFDDICSTALKSTSEEGGQSEGGCAIM, from the exons ATGGAAGAacaaaccatcaccatccttcTGCTAGGAGATGAGAAATGCGGCAAAACTACATTTTTATC ACGGATCAGCCAGGGCCGTCCAAATCTCCAAGGCAATGTTCCAATCACCATGCTGAGGGATATGGACCAACCCTTTGTGTTTGATATCCGCTCCCGAAAAGGACAGTACCGCTTCGAGTTTTTCGATACATCCAGCCCTGAAAGCTGGAAACTGCTCCGACCAGACCTCGTAATCATCTGCTATGACATCAGCCAGCGGTTGagcctcatcaacctccagcGAGTC TGGGTAAAGGAGGTGCGGGCGACATTCAACCATGATCGTCTGCCGATGCTCGTGTTGGGTTTAAAGAGGGACTTGCGCTCCGAGGATGATCCAAATGGAATCATATATCCGCAAGAAGCATATGTTCGCGCCCAAGAAATGCGCGCAGACAAATACATGGAATGTTCTGCTGTAACAGGCGAGCTTCTCCCTGAGGTATTTGACGACATATGTAGTACAGCTCTGAAGTCGACGTCGGAGGAGGGCGGGCAGAGCGAAGGGGGGTGCGCCATCATGTAA
- the DEG1 gene encoding pseudouridine synthase deg1 (COG:J; BUSCO:EOG09263UAJ; EggNog:ENOG503NUSU) produces the protein MNSFQALRRTIQGPAQAHKRAVTFGITTATRPFSSHITTHLLNSPQSPSNQNIEAKKTMDYQDWTKERLLERVKELEAQLKTQSQLPQQPTPALQPPAAATPTITTEEGEPPKKKQKKKSIGIDPSRYSTRLIALKLSYLGKNYGGFEHSGYSNVPSIEEELWKALVKGCLITPADPSKIDFAPFEYSKCGRTDRGVSAFGQVISIRVRSNRPPSKPEQPAEEDVVMEGTPEQNNTPQLPGKKQQQKPQKEWEDIVDEINYPKVLNRLLPPDIKVLAWAPTLPEGFSARFSCYERQYRYFFTNPSMAPTLLAPGEKSGWLDIAAMKKAARYFEGLHDFRNFCKVDGGKQITSFQRRIFECDIEEVEGQDLGGVNFWGGEKKGKVYYFHVRGSAFLWHQIRHMVAIVFNVGQGLERPEVVRELLDVERNGRKPGYIMAEEVPLVLWDCVFPKRPEIVTGEGERKVLSRGEDERAFMHDPDFKGEIKFEDDGVDWVWLGEDQPGNLMGSNGLVDQLWEYWHERKMDELLSGLLLQQVATRADLTRKLGKEEPAPKKNGKENLQRVYKGGNMTRSSGVYVPVMKKELMPTPVEINHKWAQSKGFKDSEDMANTKNWRSVIKANKAADKAAAAGGEKSV, from the coding sequence ATGAACTCTTTCCAGGCCTTGCGGAGGACTATTCAAGGACCAGCGCAAGCGCACAAGCGAGCGGTGACTTTTGGTATCACAACCGCCACTCGTCCTTTTTCATCTCACATTACGACTCACCTACTGAACTCACCACAATCCCCATCGAATCAAAATATTGAAGCCAAAAAGACAATGGACTACCAAGACTGGACCAAAGAACGGCTCCTGGAGCGAGTGAAGGAACTGGAAGCTCAGCTTAAGACTCAGTCCCAACTACCACAACAACCCACACCAGCACTCCAgcccccagcagcagcaacgccaacaataacaacagaagaaggcgaaccccccaaaaagaaacaaaagaaaaagtccaTTGGCATCGACCCCTCCCGTTACAGCACCCGCCTCATCGCCCTCAAGCTCTCCTACCTGGGGAAAAACTACGGCGGCTTCGAGCACTCGGGCTACAGCAACGTCCCCTccatcgaggaggagctctgGAAAGCGCTTGTCAAAGGCTGTCTCATCACCCCGGCCGACCCGTCTAAAATCGACTTTGCGCCGTTCGAGTACAGCAAATGTGGACGGACGGACAGGGGGGTGAGTGCATTTGGGCAGGTGATTTCCATTCGGGTGAGGTCGAATAGACCCCCATCTAAACCGGAACAACCAGCGGAGGAAGATGTAGTGATGGAGGGGACACCAGAGcaaaacaacaccccccaGCTGCCAGGAAAgaagcaacagcaaaaaccccaaaaagAGTGGGAGGATATTGTGGATGAAATCAACTACCCCAAGGTCCTCAACCGTCTTTTGCCTCCTGACATCAAGGTTCTCGCCTGGGCGCCGACGCTGCCGGAGGGGTTCTCGGCCAGGTTTAGTTGTTACGAGAGGCAGTATAGATATTTCTTTACCAACCCCTCCATGGCACCTACTCTTCTTGCTCCAGGGGAGAAGTCAGGGTGGCTTGACATTGCAGCTATGAAAAAAGCGGCAAGGTACTTTGAGGGGTTGCACGATTTTAGGAATTTTTGCAAGGTTGATGGCGGGAAGCAGATAACCAGCTTTCAGAGGAGGATTTTTGAGTGTGATattgaggaggtcgaggggcaggatttggggggggtgaatttttgggggggggagaagaaggggaaggttTACTATTTCCATGTGAGGGGGTCGGCGTTTTTGTGGCATCAGATTAGGCATATGGTTGCGATTGTTTTTAATGTTGGGCAGGGGTTGGAAAGGCCGGAGGTTGTGAGGGAGCTGTTGGATGTGGAGAGGAATGGGAGGAAGCCGGGGTATATcatggccgaggaggtgccgttggtgttgtgggATTGTGTGTTTCCCAAAAGGCCAGAGATTGTCAcgggtgagggagagaggaaggtgttgagtcggggtgaggatgagagggCTTTTATGCATGATCCTGATTTCAAAGGGGAGATCAAgttcgaggatgatggggtggaCTGGGTTTGGCTTGGGGAGGACCAGCCGGGGAATTTGATGGGGAGTAACGGGTTGGTGGATCAATTGTGGGAGTATTGGCATGAAAGGAAGATGGATGAGCTGTTGAgtgggttgttgctgcagcAGGTGGCGACGAGGGCGGATTTGACGAGGAagttggggaaggaggagccggcgccgaagaagaacggaaaagaaaatttGCAGAGGGTGTATAAGGGGGGGAATATGACGAGGTCGTCGGGGGTGTATGTGCCCgtgatgaagaaggagtTGATGCCGACGCCGGTGGAGATTAACCACAAGTGGGCGCAGTCGAAGGGGTTCAAGGACTCGGAGGATATGGCGAATACCAAGAACTGGAGGTCGGTGATCAAAGCCAACAAAGCCGCTgacaaggcggcggcggctggtggtgagaagtCAGTGTAA
- a CDS encoding hypothetical protein (COG:M; COG:O; EggNog:ENOG503P4B9): MLTTAPHLYLRRPSPTTAEFTVTTCPPLTLPLRLCLLAISLLRVAIFTAATTTIYSRFFHDPSRPPSPIPISLLDLLYQGDILLLASHLLQTLHSSPPGQFLASITAPLSNSALAAIASVITYFTLCTQLHTTESLLVLRGLGIQTSTSSSSFSSPIPNTSDGSNRWRGWKWWFWGTTPTKTRFIPTEKIRDVLINEAFRGFEVRYYLIVIVEGEEDVVVVFPKLLPGRKIVEEVWRGVRGCLYEGDPNHQSLGGSWGQTATLGRKDS; this comes from the coding sequence atGTTGACAACAGCCCCCCACCTCTACCTCCGccgcccctccccaacaacagccgAATTCACAGTCACCACCTGCCCACCCCtgaccctccccctccgcctctgcctcctcgccatctccctcctccgcgtcgccatcttcaccgcAGCCACGACGACAATCTACTCCCGCTTCTTCCACGatccctcccgtcccccatcaccaatccCAATATCGTTGCTTGACCTCCTCTACCAAggcgacatcctcctcctcgcctcccacctcctccaaaccctccactCCTCGCCACCCGGCCAATTCCTCgcctccatcaccgcccccctctccaactctGCCCTGGCAGCCATCGCCTCGGTGATCACCTACTTCACCCTCTGCACCCAGCTCCACACCACCGAGTCCCTTCTTGTTCTCCGGGGGCTGGGTATCCAGACTTCGACCAGTTCGTCATCGTTTAGTAGCCCGATTCCAAACACGTCGGATGGAAGTAAtaggtggagggggtggaagtggtggttttgggggacGACGCCGACAAAGACAAGGTTTATTCCTACGGAAAAGATACGGGATGTGTTGATCAATGAAGCGTTTAGGGGGTTTGAGGTTAGGTATTATCTTATTGTTATtgtcgagggggaggaggatgttgttgttgtttttccTAAGCTGTTGCCAGGGAGGAAGATTGTCGAGGAGGtatggaggggggtgagggggtgttTGTATGAGGGTGATCCGAATCATCAGAGTTTAGGGGGAAGTTGGGGGCAGACGGCGAcgttggggaggaaggataGTTGA
- the OLE1_2 gene encoding stearoyl-CoA 9-desaturase (EggNog:ENOG503NU4E; COG:C; COG:I), whose translation MSVTVTEEPATMLAWEKNPLALPLPKVEKPAETLWQRIKWESMIVLTVSPIIGLYGLLFVPLQTKTLWWSLFLYWFSIIGSTAGSHRLYSHRSFKASTPLQIFLLIGGTCGVQGSAFWWAREHRAHHRYTDSDLDPHSGKEGFWWTHAGWILFRRDIQAGPTDVSDLKKNKLVMFQHRHYFKLFPFLAYVMPAAVAGYFWGDWAGGICYAAMLRLTIVQHSIMCINSLAHTFGDAPFDDKHTPRNHFFTAIVTAGEGYHNFHHQFPVDYRNGIKWYQYDPTKWFIYLSSRLGLSTQLQTFPQNEISKGELTMTLRRLKEKQEDIKWPARPDKLPLVSWETFQREAKKNSLILINGYIHDASEFENKHPGGKAIIRARVGKDATAAFGGGVYEHSNAAHNLLAMMRVAVLEGGVEHVKYVTPAERLRIIEHYKEEESH comes from the exons ATgtccgtcaccgtcaccgaAGAACCGGCGACGATGCTGGCCTGGGAGAAGAACCCACTGGCGCTTCCATTGCCCAAGGTTGAGAAGCCTGCTGAGACGCTATGGCAACGGATCAAGTGGGAAAGCATGATTGTTCTCACTGTCTCCCCGATAATTGGTCTATACGGGCTTCTCTTTGTGCCCTTGCAGACCAAGACATTGTGGTGGTCTCTCTTCCTGTACTGGTTCAGCATCATCG GCTCAACCGCCGGCTCCCACAGACTCTACTCCCACCGCTCCTTCAAagcctccacccccctccagattttcctcctcatcggcgGCACCTGCGGCGTCCAAGGCTCGGCCTTCTGGTGGGCTCGCGAGCACCGCGCCCACCACCGCTACACCGACTCGGACCTCGACCCCCACTCCGGAAAAGAAGGCTTCTGGTGGACGCACGCCGGCTGGATCCTCTTCAGGCGAGACATCCAAGCCGGCCCCACAGACGTCTCCGacctcaagaagaacaagctGGTCATGTTCCAACACCGTCACTACTTCAAGCTCTTCCCTTTCCTGGCTTACGTCATGCCAGCGGCAGTAGCAGGATACTTCTGGGGCGACTGGGCAGGCGGCATCTGCTACGCGGCCATGCTCAGGCTGACGATCGTCCAGCACAGCATCATGTGTATCAACTCCCTCGCCCACACCTTTGGCGACGCCCCATTTGACGACAAGCACACCCCCCGCAACCACTTTTTTACGGCCATCGTCACTGCCGGGGAGGGGTACCACAACTTCCACCACCAGTTCCCTGTTGACTACCGCAATGGGATCAAGTGGTATCAATATGACCCGACAAAATGGTTCATCTACCTCAGCTCCCGGCTTGGGTTGTCGACGCAGCTGCAGACTTTTCCCCAAAACGAAATCAGCAAGGGGGAGCTGACCATGACGCTGAGAAGActgaaggagaagcaggaggatATCAAATGGCCGGCTAGGCCGGACAAGCTCCCGCTTGTGAGCTGGGAGACGTTTCAGagggaggcgaagaagaatTCGCTGATTTTGATCAATGGGTACATCCATGACGCGAGCGAATTTGAGAACAAACACCCTGGCGGAAAGGCGATTATtagggcgagggtggggaaGGATGCGACAGCTGcgtttggagggggggtttatGAGCATAGCAATGCTGCGCATAAT TTGCTCGCGATGATGAGAGTTGCTGTGCtcgaggggggtgttgagcATGTCAAGTATGTGACGCcggcggagaggttgagaaTTATTGAGCATtataaggaggaggaaagccATTAA
- a CDS encoding hypothetical protein (COG:L; EggNog:ENOG503P0V7), translating to MLSLKVPPRWTRPCSVLIGCRGESHLRCKTVVGCLWPPFPRNIYTNTNTHTPPQYHRQRRQASRIVVTGHNKTMFNPLQGWKSEPAPRHQGYSAFVNGHWRSFASPAKNVVDGSNTPTRFSVWSWNIDFKLDVPVARMRAALNHVRSLVASQDGTPCIIMFNEMVASDLDVIADDEWVRENYNVTDLTGENWDFHDFPPGFGYGTCILVPKVLPIKAVFRVYYPNSSMQRDALFVDIAIPRDKVLRVCSTHLESLVARPPKRPAQLATAARFLHQAHLGILAGDLNAIERFDWTLHKENRLKDAYLETGGKQGDEAGATWGLMGRSNDRQRYGTSRMDKVLFCGKAALLDYGTFGLDVEVEDEADRQKLKRSWGLAKAWVTDHLGVRAEFQLEEV from the exons ATGCTGTCTCTTAAAGTGCCGCCGAGATGGACCCGTCCCTGCTCCGTCCTGATCGGATGTCGTGGAGAAAGCCACCTCCGGTGCAAGACTGTTGTTGGTTGCCTGTGGCCTCCGTTCCCGCGAAACATATATACCAACACGAACACTCACACTCCCCCGCAGTATCATCGCCAGAGACGCCAAGCGTCCCGCATCGTCGTCACTGGACACAACAAGACCATGTTCAACCCACTCCAAGGCTGGAAATCTGAACCAGCGCCCCGACACCAGGGCTATTCGGCCTTTGTCAATGGCCACTGGAGGAGCTTCGCCAGCCCAGCCAAAAATGTCGTGGATGGTTCCAACACACCCACACGCTTTTCTGTATGGTCCTGGAATATCGACTTCAAGCTGGATGTGCCCGTGGCTCGCATGAGGGCTGCTCTCAACCATGTCCGATCATTAGTGGCTTCTCAAGACGGGACTCCGTGCATCATCATGTTCAACGAGATGGTTGCATCTGACCTGGATGTGATAGCGGACGACGAGTGGGTTAGGGAAAACTATAATGTGACCGACCTGACTGGAGAGAACTGGGACTTCCACGACTTTCCTCCCGGATTTGGCTATG GAACATGCATTCTTGTGCCGAAGGTGCTCCCCATCAAGGCCGTGTTCCGTGTCTACTACCCCAACTCGTCGATGCAGCGTGATGCCCTCTTTGTCGACATTGCCATCCCACGAGACAAAGTCCTTCGTGTATGCAGCACCCACCTGGAATCCCTTGTGGCCCGGCCACCGAAGCGGCCGGCGCAGCTTGCCACGGCGGCCAGGTTCTTGCACCAGGCACATCTTGGCATTCTCGCGGGAGACCTCAACGCCATCGAGCGCTTCGACTGGACCCTCCACAAGGAAAACAGGCTCAAGGATGCGTATCTCGAGACTGGCGGCAAACAAGGAGACGAGGCTGGGGCGACATGGGGATTGATGGGCCGCAGCAATGACAGACAGCGGTATGGAACGTCCAGAATGGACAAGGTGCTCTTTTGCGGAAAGGCAGCGTTGCTTGATTACGGCACTTTCGGGCTGGATGTTGAAGTCGAAGATGAGGCGGATCGGCAGAAGTTAAAGCGCTCTTGGGGACTGGCGAAAGCCTGGGTGACGGATCATTTGGGCGTTCGGGCAGAGTTCCAACTCGAAGAGGTTTAA
- a CDS encoding hypothetical protein (EggNog:ENOG503NX0X; COG:O), translating into MTSLVSEFIITPVLRQARRFSSSFATEERPASRHNRQRSVEESTSVPENAIMEDDQDVVMVERNAGEGSSSPVPAIAPAPAPTPESTPPPPTSLPTPTTNAVSSSPSQAEGMLRNTPEVTVVPSTLSARQPSSPAPSAPPRTASDAADGPRQANIMRRDPLPEDDGMGELRKKIRSIQEMDIAQNLKAQLVHQLLTEKYTLAQQKNGLLKSTIRPESPMGRAIVPDQNASPESFGALQALKAWNPLSTESAPLELPLTAEDLKPTYAPAVMMDQDGEVESPASDGPQEKRHLGCNHYRRNVKLQCATCERWYTCRMCHDAVEDHVLPRQQTKHMLCMLCGCAQKASDTCARCGESAANYYCGICKLWNDDPNKPIYHCSDCGLCRVGQGLGKDFFHCKKCMACISMTGEHKCIERSIDCDCPICGDYLFNSMKTVVFMQCGHSIHKRCFEMHMETSYRCPICSKSCVNMETQFRNFDLAILAQPMPPEYIDARAIISCNDCSAKSQTTYHWLGLKCSLCNSYNTIQRQLLNMPNSTNQELPTQQMERRLEQLQEEASQRQEQRQLTEPTTLNPGHEREAVTFTALPASNAGPLAAGSQPPGQEEPPIFSLSLPSRSSTPLPAYEVIERARREQEARAQRLGGLPDSLGNGIDVSPPAATIAASNNTPLTEHGLVVAGLLPAPSVRPQQPQHQHQHHRQLTPEELIDFVQVRDGEADDDDDDEDEDTFLDLFWGRDRELDRIPNAGTGFTSLGSPGGAAANEEEDSSSCDDLSSEEEEEEEDDDDENEIVLLGHR; encoded by the exons ATGACCTCTTTGGTCTCTGAATTCATCATCACGCCTGTTCTGCGACAAGCCCGCCGCTTCTCTTCGAGTTTCGCCACCGAGGAACGACCAGCATCGCGACACAACCGACAGAGGTCGGTGGAAGAATCGACCTCTGTTCCAGAGAATGCCATAATGGAGGACGACCAGGACGTGGTGATGGTAGAGAGAAATGCGGGGGAGGGTTCCTCGAGCCCTGTGCCAGCGATAGCGccggcaccagcaccaacaccggAGTCGACCCCACCGCCACCTACCTCACTCCcgaccccaaccaccaatgCTGTATCATCGTCACCAAGTCAGGCGGAAGGAATGCTACGGAATACCCCAGAAGTTACCGTCGTTCCAAGCACATTATCGGCCCGACAACCAAGTTCTCCCGCCCCGTCCGCCCCTCCGAGGACGGCCTCTGACGCAGCAGATGGACCACGCCAGGCAAACATAATGCGAAGAGACCCTTTGCCTGAAGACGACGGCATGGGGGAACTACGGAAAAAGATTCGGAGCATACAGGAGATGGATATCGCCCAAAACCTCAAAGCGCAACTGGTCCACCAATTGTTGACGGAGAAGTACACACTGGCTCAACAAAAGAACGGATTACTGAAATCAACAATTCGACCCGAATCCCCAATGGGTCGGGCGATAGTACCGGACCAAAACGCATCACCAGAGTCTTTCGGGGCGTTGCAGGCATTGAAAGCTTGGAACCCACTCAGTACCGAATCTGCGCCACTGGAGTTGCCCCTGACTGCGGAGGACCTGAAGCCGACGTATGCCCCTGCAGTTATGATGGATCAGGATGGCGAGGTCGAGAGTCCGGCATCCGATGGTCCGCAAGAAAAGCGACACCTGGGCTGCAATCACTATCGGAGGAACGTCAAGCTACAATGCGCCACCTGCGAGCGCTGGTACACGTGCCGAATGTGCCACGATGCCGTCGAGGACCATGTCTTGCCCCGCCAGCAAACCAAACACATGCTGTGTATGCTTTGTGGCTGCGCCCAAAAGGCTTCGGATACGTGCGCAAGGTGTGGGGAGTCTGCGGCCAACTATTACTGTGGCATCTGTAAGCTTTGGAATGACGACCCTAACAAGCCCATCTACCATTGTTCAGACTGCGGGCTCTGCAGAGTCGGGCAAGGGTTGGGGAAGGACTTTTTCCACTGCAAG AAATGTATGGCTTGCATCTCCATGACTGGCGAACACAAGTGCATCGAGCGGTCCATAGACTGCGACTGCCCCATTTGCGGAGATTACCTCTTCAACTCGATGAAGACTGTCGTATTCATGCAGTGCGGTCACAGTATCCACAAACGCTGCTTCGAGATGCACATGGAGACCTCTTATCGATGCCCCATCTGTAGTAAGAGCTGCGTCAACATGGAGACTCAGTTCCGGAACTTTGACCTTGCCATTCTCGCGCAGCCCATGCCGCCAGAATATATCGACGCCCGTGCCATCATCTCTTGCAACGACTGTAGCGCCAAAAGCCAGACTACTTACCACTGGCTCGGGCTGAAGTGCTCTCTTTGCAACTCTTACAACACTATTCAAAGGCAACTCCTCAACATGCCTAATAGTACCAACCAAGAGCTGCCGACGCAGCAAATGGAGCGACGACTAGAACAACTCCAAGAGGAGGCATCGCAGCGTCAGGAGCAGCGGCAGCTCACAGAACCGACCACACTCAATCCTGGACATGAGCGCGAAGCTGTTACTTTTACCGCCCTGCCCGCGAGCAACGCTGGACCCCTGGCGGCAGGCTCCCAGCCGCCAGGGCAAGAAGAACCCCCTATTTTTAGTCTCAGCTTGCCAAGCAGATCCTCCACCCCTCTCCCTGCGTACGAGGTTATCGAGCGAGCACGTCGGGAACAAGAGGCGAGAGCTCAGAGGTTGGGAGGGCTGCCGGATAGCCTAGGAAATGGTATTGACGtctcccctcccgccgccACCATTGCCGCATCTAATAATACGCCCCTGACTGAACATGgccttgttgttgctggcttGCTACCCGCCCCTTCAGTCCggccccaacaaccacagcaccagcatcagcaccaccgccaactaACGCCAGAGGAACTCATTGATTTTGTGCAGGTCCGAGACGGTGAAgcggacgacgacgatgatgacgaggacgaggataCGTTTCTGGATTTGTTTTGGGGACGGGATAGGGAGTTGGATAGGATACCTAATGCGGGGACGGGGTTCACTTCGCTTGGAAGCCCGGGGGGTGCTGCTGCTaacgaagaggaggatagCTCGTCGTGTGATGATTTGAGCtctgaggaagaggaggaagaagaagacgacgatgacgagaaTGAGATTGTGCTGCTTGGGCATcggtga
- the RPL27B gene encoding 60S ribosomal protein L27B (EggNog:ENOG503P2YN; COG:J): protein MKFLKTSRVCLVTRGRYAGKKVVIIQPVDTGSKNHPYGHAIVAGIERYPSKITRRMSKTRQEKRSKVKPFIKVINYNHLMPTRYTLELEGLKNAISADTFKEVSQREDAKKNVKKVLEERYTSGKNRWFFTPLKF, encoded by the exons ATGAAGTTCTTGAAGACCTCGAGAGTGTGCCTTGTCACCAGGGGCCGCTATGCCGGCAAGAAG GTTGTCATCATCCAGCCCGTTGACACCGGCTCCAAGAACCACCCCTACGGCCACGCCATCGTTGCCGGTATCGAGCGTTACCCCAGCAAGATCACCCGCCGCATGTCCAAAACCAGACAGGAGAAGCGGTCGAAGGTCAAGCCCTTCATCAAGGTCATCAACTACAACCACTTGATGCCCACCCGCTACACTCTCGAGCTCGAGGGTCTCAAGAACGCCATCTCCGCCGATACCTTCAAGGAGGTCTCCCAGCGTGAGGACGCCAAGAAGAACGTCAAGAAGGTCCTTGAGGAGCGCTACACCAGCGGCAAGAACAGATGGTTCTTCACTCCTCTCA AGTTCTAA